Proteins co-encoded in one Bradyrhizobium sp. 170 genomic window:
- the lexA gene encoding transcriptional repressor LexA: MLTRKQYELLRFINERLKEAGVPPSFDEMKDALDLRSKSGIHRLITALEERGFIRRLPNRARAIEVIKLPELAAAANGRRGFTPSVIEGTLGKRSVSAPASEDDGNRPVAVPVMGRIAAGTPIEALQTRSHTISVPPDMLGSGEHYALEVRGDSMVDAGILDGDMALIQRNETADTGDIVVALIDEEEATLKRFRRRGASIALEPANAAYEVRILPPNRVRIQGKLIGLYRKY; encoded by the coding sequence ATGCTTACGCGCAAACAGTATGAACTTCTGCGTTTCATCAATGAACGGCTGAAGGAAGCCGGCGTACCGCCCTCCTTCGACGAGATGAAGGATGCGCTCGACCTGCGCTCGAAATCCGGAATTCACCGCCTCATTACGGCGCTGGAGGAGCGCGGCTTCATCCGCCGCCTGCCCAACCGCGCCCGCGCCATCGAAGTCATCAAGCTGCCGGAGCTGGCTGCCGCCGCTAACGGCCGCCGCGGCTTCACGCCGAGCGTCATCGAAGGCACGCTCGGCAAACGCTCCGTAAGCGCGCCGGCCAGCGAGGACGACGGCAATCGCCCGGTTGCCGTGCCCGTGATGGGCCGGATCGCCGCCGGTACGCCGATCGAGGCGCTGCAGACCCGCAGCCACACCATCAGCGTGCCGCCTGACATGCTCGGCTCCGGCGAGCATTACGCGCTCGAAGTGCGCGGCGATTCCATGGTGGACGCCGGCATTCTCGACGGCGACATGGCGCTGATCCAGCGCAACGAGACCGCCGACACCGGCGACATCGTGGTGGCGCTGATCGACGAGGAGGAAGCCACGCTAAAACGCTTCCGCCGCCGCGGCGCCTCGATCGCGCTGGAGCCCGCCAATGCCGCCTACGAAGTCCGCATCCTGCCGCCGAACCGGGTCCGGATTCAGGGCAAGCTGATCGGGCTGTACCGCAAATATTGA
- the glp gene encoding gephyrin-like molybdotransferase Glp: MALMPVADALAAILSRAEPLPEEMIALDDAFHRVLARDVAARRTQPPQAMSAMDGYAVRAADAADISARLKVIGEVAAGRPFERKVGRGEAVRIFTGGVIPDGADAVIIQEDTGVDGDHINITEAAVSGRHIRPAGVDFREGDVLLTRGRHLTDRDLSLAAGMNYPELAVHRRPKVAVLATGDELVMPGSTPGPGQIVYSNGYGIRALARAEDAEVVDLGIAADTVAATAQGIRRARELEADILITMGGASVGDHDLVKRSLEAEGTTMAFWRIAMRPGKPMMHGRLGAMRVIGLPGNPVSSYVCGFLFLVPLIRALSGRDTVHHRRESALLGRDLAANDQREDYLRARLEEREDGTLIAVPVNHQDSSLLGNLAAARALVIRPPFAPAAAKGSRCELLRLPE, translated from the coding sequence GTGGCCTTGATGCCTGTCGCCGATGCACTTGCTGCGATCCTCAGCCGCGCCGAACCGTTGCCCGAGGAAATGATCGCGCTCGATGATGCCTTTCATCGTGTGCTGGCGCGCGACGTCGCGGCACGGCGGACGCAACCGCCGCAGGCGATGTCGGCGATGGACGGCTATGCGGTGCGCGCGGCGGATGCCGCCGATATCTCGGCACGGCTGAAGGTGATCGGCGAGGTCGCGGCCGGCCGCCCGTTCGAGCGCAAGGTAGGCCGAGGCGAAGCGGTGCGGATCTTCACCGGCGGCGTGATCCCTGATGGCGCCGACGCCGTCATCATCCAGGAAGACACCGGCGTCGACGGTGACCATATCAACATCACGGAAGCCGCCGTTTCCGGCCGACATATCCGGCCTGCCGGCGTCGATTTCCGCGAGGGTGACGTGCTGCTCACGCGCGGACGCCACCTCACCGACCGCGACCTGTCGCTCGCCGCCGGCATGAACTATCCGGAGCTTGCGGTGCACCGCCGCCCGAAGGTCGCGGTGCTTGCGACCGGTGACGAGCTGGTGATGCCGGGGTCGACCCCGGGCCCGGGCCAGATCGTCTACTCCAACGGCTACGGAATCCGTGCGCTGGCGCGCGCCGAGGACGCCGAGGTCGTCGATCTCGGAATCGCCGCCGACACGGTCGCCGCCACCGCGCAAGGCATCCGCCGTGCGCGCGAGCTTGAAGCAGATATCCTGATCACCATGGGCGGCGCCTCGGTCGGCGACCATGACCTCGTCAAGCGGTCGCTGGAGGCCGAGGGGACGACCATGGCGTTCTGGCGGATCGCGATGCGGCCGGGCAAGCCGATGATGCATGGCAGGCTGGGTGCGATGCGGGTGATCGGCCTGCCCGGCAATCCCGTCTCCTCCTATGTCTGCGGCTTCCTGTTTCTGGTGCCGTTGATTCGTGCATTATCGGGCCGCGACACCGTCCATCATCGGCGCGAAAGCGCCCTGCTGGGCCGCGATCTCGCTGCCAACGACCAGCGCGAAGACTATCTTCGGGCACGCCTCGAAGAGCGCGAAGACGGCACGCTGATCGCGGTGCCGGTGAACCACCAGGACTCATCGCTATTAGGGAATCTCGCTGCGGCACGGGCACTTGTGATACGTCCGCCGTTCGCGCCGGCTGCCGCGAAGGGTTCGCGGTGCGAGCTGCTCCGGCTGCCGGAATGA